One stretch of Rhodoferax lithotrophicus DNA includes these proteins:
- a CDS encoding SPFH domain-containing protein, which yields MKRTAITLTAAIATLLISGCTRIETGEVGLRINFDKTTDPTERLPGSFNQTLVGDILTFKVQDVAVAVDNMTPLASDNSTIKDFDMTVVYNVNPAAVSELWTTKNKTFHGVSDKGGDILLMQNYVALSARNAAYKVAREYESLKMADNRQTIEQKIRDSIIKTLTEEKLAEKITVSQVQVRAITPADVIVASANELVRAQNELKTKEVEVQTAKKEAERIAALNANAGAIGYMNAMANLKIAEGVANGKVQTIVVPYDFKGIVNAK from the coding sequence ATGAAACGCACCGCCATCACGCTGACCGCTGCCATCGCCACCCTGCTGATCAGCGGCTGCACCCGCATTGAAACCGGCGAGGTGGGCCTGCGCATCAACTTTGACAAGACCACCGACCCCACGGAACGGCTGCCGGGGTCGTTCAACCAGACGTTGGTGGGCGACATCCTCACCTTCAAGGTGCAGGATGTCGCGGTGGCGGTGGACAACATGACCCCGCTGGCCTCTGACAACTCCACCATCAAGGACTTTGACATGACGGTGGTCTACAACGTCAATCCGGCGGCGGTGTCCGAGTTGTGGACCACCAAAAACAAGACTTTTCACGGAGTGTCTGACAAAGGCGGTGACATTTTGCTGATGCAAAACTACGTGGCCCTGAGCGCCCGCAATGCGGCATACAAGGTGGCGCGAGAGTATGAATCCCTGAAGATGGCCGACAACCGGCAGACCATTGAGCAGAAGATTCGCGACAGCATCATCAAAACCCTGACCGAAGAAAAGCTGGCCGAGAAAATCACCGTCTCACAGGTGCAGGTGCGCGCCATCACCCCGGCCGATGTGATTGTGGCCAGCGCCAACGAACTGGTACGCGCCCAGAACGAACTCAAAACCAAAGAGGTGGAAGTGCAGACCGCCAAAAAAGAGGCCGAACGCATCGCCGCCCTGAACGCCAACGCTGGGGCCATCGGCTACATGAACGCCATGGCCAACCTGAAAATTGCCGAAGGCGTGGCCAACGGCAAGGTGCAAACCATCGTGGTGCCGTATGACTTCAAGGGCATCGTCAACGCGAAGTGA